GACTTCGAGTGCGCGCACTATGCCATTTCTTGCATCAGGCGACACCCATCAGGTGACACAAACGAAATTAAGTATGGTTCGGGGTTTCGGGGCGACATATTTTTTCGCTGTGTTGGTGGAATATGCACTTAGACAATACTAATTTTCTTTGAAAAAACGGTATGTTTTTGGGACAACACATATAGGTTGGTGAAGAAGATGTCTGTTTTAATCTCAATTGTCAAAATGAAAGTTACATTCGGACAACACTTATAGGTCGTCTAGTTATGAAGGTTATCTTTTCTCAACTTTTGGAGGGATTTTCAAATTGACCAAATACTTGTGTGAAAATTGTACTCATGTTAATCCAACAACATTTATGTGTTGTCTGATATTGAATTTTATTGAATTGACAACTTGTGTGAAAATTTTACTTAATTTTGTTAATAAGACAACAATTATGTGTTGACTGATATTGAATTTTATTGAATTGACAACTTGTGTGAAAATTTTACTTAATTATGTTAATCGGACAACATTTATGTGTTGTCTGATATTGAATTTTTGTGAATTGACCACTTGTGTGAAAATTTTATTTAATTATGTTAATAAGACAACATTTATGTGTTGGCTGATACTGAAATAGTGTAATTTATGACTTTGGAGGTAAATGAAACCCTAGCTTTAAGTTTAACCTAGATGAATTCCCTCCAAACCATTTCAATAAGATCATGGCGTTTGTAGACGTCGTAATGGGGCTATCCTGCCCAATTAATCTGGCGGTCTTCTCTTTTTTGCCATTTTCAGATCAGGCGGGCTTTTTTTTTTTCACTTTGGCGCCTGAAGCCCAAAAGAGGGGGTTTAGACCCAAAAATAATATCCTCCCGTACCTCTCTCTCAAACCAAACAATATCCTCGCCCCGTACCTCTCTCTCCTCTGAGACAAAAAAAAATTCCCCCTCACACCACGCCGAATCATCAGGAGATTGAGTTTCAGGACATTAACACGGAGACGGGTTTGTAGATCCGGATTAGAGAGCGAGGCTGAGACACACACTCCCCTGTGAGATTCGTGAGAGTTGAAAACAACGCCGTTCCGGTTGAGAAAACGGAATCAAGAAATATTTCAGGTGGAAGGAAAAAAGCCAGAGGAGAATAGAAGACAGAAAGAGAGAGAGTCTTGGTTTCTCCGAGTGGGAGAGAGAGCTATGGGTTTTATAGAGGGGAAGAGAACGGAGACGCAGGTAAAAACAGTGAGCGTGTGCTTCCTGACAAGACCCGCCCCGAAAACACACAGTAAAACAGGCAAGTCTTGCGGGGTCCACTCTTAAAAGAGATTATACCGAAATTTCGGCATAACCTCCTTTAAAAATGGACAACCCATCCTGAAATAATCAACTATAATAATCAACTACTGGGGACCGCCTCTAACTGCTGAACTAGCACGTGAGCCACTGCTAGAAGCACCAACTGAAGTCTGACCTGCAGTCTGGTAAAATGTAGGCGTGACTCCCTGAGTCAAACGGGGACAATCTCTCTTAAAGTGACTTGGCTCGCCACACTCGAAACATCCAACTGGCTGATATTGTCCAGACTGACCTGAATGACTACTGTGGGCTCCACTACTACCACTCATACCACCCCTAAACTGACTAAAGGGGCGTCTGCCTGCAGATCCCCCAGCAAATCTCCGGCTACCTCTGAGCCTAGATCGGGCTGAATGACCAGAACTGCTACTACGTCCACTACCCACAGAAGATCCGGAACCGGATGTAGATGCCGCTCTCTTAGATGGTCCCTGACTAGGGCCACCAAGGTCTCGGGGTCGGCTACCCATCTGTGAGGTCTCAATATTTAAAGCTGCCCCAACTGCATCACTAAATCTCGGATACAACACCGCTTGCATCTTTTCCTCATACTCACCTCCAAGTCCCCGAACAAACCTGTATATCTTATCATGCTCGTCCCGTACCAAGTCAGGAACATGATGAGCTCTAGCAAGAAAATGCTGCTCAAACTCCAAGACTGACATATCTCCCTTCTGCAAATTCATAAACTGATCCTGCATCCTATGGAGATGAGCTCGACTACAGTAACGATCATTGAAATGGGCCTTGAACTCATCCCAAGCCATGAGAGAAGCATCCCCATAATCTCTAGTAATGCCAACCCACCAATGCCATGCAGGGCCATGCAACCATTGCACTGCCACGAATACCTTACGGTCATCAGGAACATTTAACCTAGCAAACACTCTCTCCATAGTCTCAATCCACTCCTGGGCCTCAATGGGATCCTTGGCTGTAGAAAACTTCTCAGCACCATTATCCTTGGCCCTCTTAATGCTAAAATCAGGCGGGGGTTGAGGGTTCATTGTTGCAGCAAACTGATTAACAATCTGCTCAAATGCTCCCAGCATACCCTCTTGTGCATTCATGTCATCCCCCACCGGAGCAACTCTCTATGTTCGGCGTCTAGGAGGCATAGTACCTGAGATAAACATAGATTAGAAATTCACACTTGGACAATCTAGTATTAAACTAGATGCCATTAATCCAACAGGAAGGGGAACCTAATGCTCTGATACCAACTGACAAGACCCGCCCCGAAAACACACAGTAAAACAGGCAAGTCTTGCGGGGTCCATTCTTAAAAGAGATTATACCGAAATTTCGGCATAACCTCCGCTAAAAATGGACAACCCATCCTGAAATAAAACTGAAACACTTCAACTATAATAATCAACCACCACGCCTGGAGTCCTTCACTCCCCACAACGAGAACCAAGTCATAGCAGTACTTAAACAACCCAAACAAAATATTCAACTGCATTACTTAAACATGAACATCAACCAAGATTAAACTCTCTACTTGGGTCGTANNNNNNNNNNNNNNNNNNNNNNNNNNNNNNNNNNNNNNNNNNNNNNNNNNNNNNNNNNNNNNNNNNNNNNNN
The window above is part of the Fragaria vesca subsp. vesca linkage group LG2, FraVesHawaii_1.0, whole genome shotgun sequence genome. Proteins encoded here:
- the LOC101313680 gene encoding uncharacterized protein LOC101313680, producing MNAQEGMLGAFEQIVNQFAATMNPQPPPDFSIKRAKDNGAEKFSTAKDPIEAQEWIETMERVFARLNVPDDRKVFVAVQWLHGPAWHWWVGITRDYGDASLMAWDEFKAHFNDRYCSRAHLHRMQDQFMNLQKGDMSVLEFEQHFLARAHHVPDLVRDEHDKIYRFVRGLGGEYEEKMQAVLYPRFSDAVGAALNIETSQMGSRPRDLGGPSQGPSKRAASTSGSGSSVGSGRSSSSGHSARSRLRGSRRFAGGSAGRRPFSQFRGGMSGSSGAHSSHSGQSGQYQPVGCFECGEPSHFKRDCPRLTQGVTPTFYQTAGQTSVGASSSGSRASSAVRGGPQ